The Apium graveolens cultivar Ventura chromosome 6, ASM990537v1, whole genome shotgun sequence genome contains a region encoding:
- the LOC141666655 gene encoding uncharacterized protein LOC141666655 isoform X2: MENHKSLFELVIPVDKIDESSEFGQETLHNKHQRKPNLSLEIPSRNLEVSPQDFVQMKMPPTPTPTPKKVNFLLTSSPTDVRANTSPGPSSFKAKSSMKQLLPKMSFKYKNSSSDAERTTNVLSAGPQEKPSMSRSWSLTKIFTPRMKRTSSLPITHISRSNSEIIRGGNSNSSPNLEFKGAQKHISRSLSVPDLNQGPTIRRMDSFIRVIPSTPRLRDGNDTIMDTDATGDDESTEVDAEDIPEEEAVCRICMVELCEGGETLKMECKCKGELALAHQECAVKWFSIKGNKTCEVCKHEVQNLPVTLLRIQSVQNRITGANRAPAMEVNGFRVWQELPILVIVSMLAYFCFLEQLLVANMGTGAIALSLPFSCVLGFLSSMTSSTMVKRRFVWLYASIQFAFVVIFAHFFFSVVHVQPVLSILLATFAGLGVAMSGSSVIVEFLRWKRRRNASADRYNNLQATDQQNQTVLPSHGAPPATHTEGRETEL; encoded by the exons ATGGAAAATCACAAGTCTTTGTTTGAACTAGTCATTCCAGTTGATAAG ATTGATGAGTCATCTGAATTTGGTCAAGAAACACTACATAATAAGCACCAGAGAAAGCCAAATCTTTCTTTAGAGATACCATCAAGAAACTTGGAGGTCTCTCCTCAGGACTTCGTTCAAATGAAAATGCCGCCCACTCCTACTCCTACTCCCAAAAAAGTAAATTTCCTTCTGACGTCTAGCCCCACCGATGTTAGAGCAAATACATCTCCTGGTCCTTCCTCGTTCAAAGCTAAATCGTCTATGAAGCAACTCCTGCCAAAGATGAGCTTCAAGTATAAGAATTCAAGTTCAGATGCCGAGAGAACAACCAATGTTTTATCGGCAGGGCCACAGGAGAAGCCTTCTATGTCAAGATCATGGTCACTGACAAAGATATTTACTCCTCGAATGAAGAGAACGTCATCGCTGCCTATTACTCATATATCACGCTCAAACTCAGAAATCATACGCGGAGGAAACTCGAACAGCTCACCAAACTTAGAG TTCAAAGGAGCACAGAAGCACATATCTCGGTCACTGTCAGTTCCTGATTTAAACCAAGGCCCAACCATTAGGCGAATGGATTCTTTTATACGTGTGATTCCCTCAACTCCTCGATTGAGAGATGGAAATGACACGATAATGGATACAGATGCCACTGGAGATGATG AAAGTACTGAAGTTGATGCCGAGGATATACCAGAAGAAGAGGCCGTTTGCAGAATATGTATGGTTGAATTATGTGAAGGTGGTGAAACTCTCAAGATGGAATGCAAATGTAAAGGTGAACTTGCTTTAGCTCATCAAGAATGTGCTGTAAAATGGTTTAGCATCAAAGGGAACAAAACTTGTGAAGTGTGTAAGCATGAGGTTCAAAATCTACCTGTTACCCTTCTAAGAATTCAAAGTGTTCAAAATCGAATTACTGGAGCAAATAGAGCTCCAGCAATGGAAGTCAATGGATTCAG GGTTTGGCAGGAGCTACCAATTCTTGTTATAGTCAGCATGCTTGCCTACTTTTGTTTTCTTGAGCAACTTCTG GTTGCAAATATGGGTACTGGTGCGATAGCTCTCTCACTTCCATTTTCATGTGTACTTGGTTTCCTTTCATCCATGACCTCTTCAACCATGG TGAAAAGAAGATTCGTTTGGCTTTATGCATCCATTCAATTCGCATTTGTGGTTATCTTTGCACATTTTTTCTTTAGCGTG GTTCATGTACAACCAGTTCTATCAATTCTTCTAGCAACGTTTGCAGGACTGGGGGTTGCAATGAGTGGAAGTTCTGTTATTGTCGAGTTTTTGAGGTGGAAGAGACGACGGAATGCATCAGCTGATCGTTACAACAATTTGCAGGCCACTGATCAACAAAATCAAACGGTATTGCCATCTCATGGGGCTCCTCCAGCCACCCACACGGAAGGGCGGGAAACTGAGTTATGA
- the LOC141666655 gene encoding uncharacterized protein LOC141666655 isoform X3, translating into MLISSQLPIDESSEFGQETLHNKHQRKPNLSLEIPSRNLEVSPQDFVQMKMPPTPTPTPKKVNFLLTSSPTDVRANTSPGPSSFKAKSSMKQLLPKMSFKYKNSSSDAERTTNVLSAGPQEKPSMSRSWSLTKIFTPRMKRTSSLPITHISRSNSEIIRGGNSNSSPNLEFKGAQKHISRSLSVPDLNQGPTIRRMDSFIRVIPSTPRLRDGNDTIMDTDATGDDESTEVDAEDIPEEEAVCRICMVELCEGGETLKMECKCKGELALAHQECAVKWFSIKGNKTCEVCKHEVQNLPVTLLRIQSVQNRITGANRAPAMEVNGFSDVYRVWQELPILVIVSMLAYFCFLEQLLVANMGTGAIALSLPFSCVLGFLSSMTSSTMVKRRFVWLYASIQFAFVVIFAHFFFSVVHVQPVLSILLATFAGLGVAMSGSSVIVEFLRWKRRRNASADRYNNLQATDQQNQTVLPSHGAPPATHTEGRETEL; encoded by the exons ATGCTTATCAGCAGTCAGCTTCCG ATTGATGAGTCATCTGAATTTGGTCAAGAAACACTACATAATAAGCACCAGAGAAAGCCAAATCTTTCTTTAGAGATACCATCAAGAAACTTGGAGGTCTCTCCTCAGGACTTCGTTCAAATGAAAATGCCGCCCACTCCTACTCCTACTCCCAAAAAAGTAAATTTCCTTCTGACGTCTAGCCCCACCGATGTTAGAGCAAATACATCTCCTGGTCCTTCCTCGTTCAAAGCTAAATCGTCTATGAAGCAACTCCTGCCAAAGATGAGCTTCAAGTATAAGAATTCAAGTTCAGATGCCGAGAGAACAACCAATGTTTTATCGGCAGGGCCACAGGAGAAGCCTTCTATGTCAAGATCATGGTCACTGACAAAGATATTTACTCCTCGAATGAAGAGAACGTCATCGCTGCCTATTACTCATATATCACGCTCAAACTCAGAAATCATACGCGGAGGAAACTCGAACAGCTCACCAAACTTAGAG TTCAAAGGAGCACAGAAGCACATATCTCGGTCACTGTCAGTTCCTGATTTAAACCAAGGCCCAACCATTAGGCGAATGGATTCTTTTATACGTGTGATTCCCTCAACTCCTCGATTGAGAGATGGAAATGACACGATAATGGATACAGATGCCACTGGAGATGATG AAAGTACTGAAGTTGATGCCGAGGATATACCAGAAGAAGAGGCCGTTTGCAGAATATGTATGGTTGAATTATGTGAAGGTGGTGAAACTCTCAAGATGGAATGCAAATGTAAAGGTGAACTTGCTTTAGCTCATCAAGAATGTGCTGTAAAATGGTTTAGCATCAAAGGGAACAAAACTTGTGAAGTGTGTAAGCATGAGGTTCAAAATCTACCTGTTACCCTTCTAAGAATTCAAAGTGTTCAAAATCGAATTACTGGAGCAAATAGAGCTCCAGCAATGGAAGTCAATGGATTCAG TGATGTCTACAGGGTTTGGCAGGAGCTACCAATTCTTGTTATAGTCAGCATGCTTGCCTACTTTTGTTTTCTTGAGCAACTTCTG GTTGCAAATATGGGTACTGGTGCGATAGCTCTCTCACTTCCATTTTCATGTGTACTTGGTTTCCTTTCATCCATGACCTCTTCAACCATGG TGAAAAGAAGATTCGTTTGGCTTTATGCATCCATTCAATTCGCATTTGTGGTTATCTTTGCACATTTTTTCTTTAGCGTG GTTCATGTACAACCAGTTCTATCAATTCTTCTAGCAACGTTTGCAGGACTGGGGGTTGCAATGAGTGGAAGTTCTGTTATTGTCGAGTTTTTGAGGTGGAAGAGACGACGGAATGCATCAGCTGATCGTTACAACAATTTGCAGGCCACTGATCAACAAAATCAAACGGTATTGCCATCTCATGGGGCTCCTCCAGCCACCCACACGGAAGGGCGGGAAACTGAGTTATGA
- the LOC141666655 gene encoding uncharacterized protein LOC141666655 isoform X1: MENHKSLFELVIPVDKIDESSEFGQETLHNKHQRKPNLSLEIPSRNLEVSPQDFVQMKMPPTPTPTPKKVNFLLTSSPTDVRANTSPGPSSFKAKSSMKQLLPKMSFKYKNSSSDAERTTNVLSAGPQEKPSMSRSWSLTKIFTPRMKRTSSLPITHISRSNSEIIRGGNSNSSPNLEFKGAQKHISRSLSVPDLNQGPTIRRMDSFIRVIPSTPRLRDGNDTIMDTDATGDDESTEVDAEDIPEEEAVCRICMVELCEGGETLKMECKCKGELALAHQECAVKWFSIKGNKTCEVCKHEVQNLPVTLLRIQSVQNRITGANRAPAMEVNGFSDVYRVWQELPILVIVSMLAYFCFLEQLLVANMGTGAIALSLPFSCVLGFLSSMTSSTMVKRRFVWLYASIQFAFVVIFAHFFFSVVHVQPVLSILLATFAGLGVAMSGSSVIVEFLRWKRRRNASADRYNNLQATDQQNQTVLPSHGAPPATHTEGRETEL, from the exons ATGGAAAATCACAAGTCTTTGTTTGAACTAGTCATTCCAGTTGATAAG ATTGATGAGTCATCTGAATTTGGTCAAGAAACACTACATAATAAGCACCAGAGAAAGCCAAATCTTTCTTTAGAGATACCATCAAGAAACTTGGAGGTCTCTCCTCAGGACTTCGTTCAAATGAAAATGCCGCCCACTCCTACTCCTACTCCCAAAAAAGTAAATTTCCTTCTGACGTCTAGCCCCACCGATGTTAGAGCAAATACATCTCCTGGTCCTTCCTCGTTCAAAGCTAAATCGTCTATGAAGCAACTCCTGCCAAAGATGAGCTTCAAGTATAAGAATTCAAGTTCAGATGCCGAGAGAACAACCAATGTTTTATCGGCAGGGCCACAGGAGAAGCCTTCTATGTCAAGATCATGGTCACTGACAAAGATATTTACTCCTCGAATGAAGAGAACGTCATCGCTGCCTATTACTCATATATCACGCTCAAACTCAGAAATCATACGCGGAGGAAACTCGAACAGCTCACCAAACTTAGAG TTCAAAGGAGCACAGAAGCACATATCTCGGTCACTGTCAGTTCCTGATTTAAACCAAGGCCCAACCATTAGGCGAATGGATTCTTTTATACGTGTGATTCCCTCAACTCCTCGATTGAGAGATGGAAATGACACGATAATGGATACAGATGCCACTGGAGATGATG AAAGTACTGAAGTTGATGCCGAGGATATACCAGAAGAAGAGGCCGTTTGCAGAATATGTATGGTTGAATTATGTGAAGGTGGTGAAACTCTCAAGATGGAATGCAAATGTAAAGGTGAACTTGCTTTAGCTCATCAAGAATGTGCTGTAAAATGGTTTAGCATCAAAGGGAACAAAACTTGTGAAGTGTGTAAGCATGAGGTTCAAAATCTACCTGTTACCCTTCTAAGAATTCAAAGTGTTCAAAATCGAATTACTGGAGCAAATAGAGCTCCAGCAATGGAAGTCAATGGATTCAG TGATGTCTACAGGGTTTGGCAGGAGCTACCAATTCTTGTTATAGTCAGCATGCTTGCCTACTTTTGTTTTCTTGAGCAACTTCTG GTTGCAAATATGGGTACTGGTGCGATAGCTCTCTCACTTCCATTTTCATGTGTACTTGGTTTCCTTTCATCCATGACCTCTTCAACCATGG TGAAAAGAAGATTCGTTTGGCTTTATGCATCCATTCAATTCGCATTTGTGGTTATCTTTGCACATTTTTTCTTTAGCGTG GTTCATGTACAACCAGTTCTATCAATTCTTCTAGCAACGTTTGCAGGACTGGGGGTTGCAATGAGTGGAAGTTCTGTTATTGTCGAGTTTTTGAGGTGGAAGAGACGACGGAATGCATCAGCTGATCGTTACAACAATTTGCAGGCCACTGATCAACAAAATCAAACGGTATTGCCATCTCATGGGGCTCCTCCAGCCACCCACACGGAAGGGCGGGAAACTGAGTTATGA